In Papaver somniferum cultivar HN1 chromosome 1, ASM357369v1, whole genome shotgun sequence, a genomic segment contains:
- the LOC113350303 gene encoding uncharacterized protein LOC113350303, whose amino-acid sequence MEPIWTVDLELWQKYREETRLFQFLMALPDEFESVRASVIHCSPLPTVEVALSELIIKETRKRITPEISGVFAVPSRSIPNNFPRNSNAQVQCHNCKTFGHLARNCNLPSANTSPAATIPDIPTTQCGYCKEFGHSSRFCTSPTSRNMRRINANGGNKFNTPTRFTAAPVSSATDPYATSTTSSALVVPGGGSAPNLADIQEMIKQALSIGNNPTAASAFSISSAESKSHVVAATPTALVSISPFMSWHSRLGHASFSRLSYMINKGLLGDTRLDKEPNCISCKLAKQPALSFNLSNSVSTEPFALIHSDVWGKSPIMSKGEHNGVAERKHRHIIETSRTQLISGSVPSNFWGESVVTAVYTINRVPTTVIGGMSPYERLYGKKPNYSELRVFGSTCFVLLLERERHKLGQKNVLCVFLGYGIEQKGYRCYDPVNRKLRISRHVTFWEKVPFWSLPSSKSSSFESFTYSDPFTNESNPSTFPISTPESPSPLVVDPPNTDDQDHSTTQPNSATQERDPDSEENSLPPRNRRPPAKYADYYCSLSSILSFYEPKTYREAASIPEWQDSMDDELEAHAEAGTWEMVDLPPGKSVVGRR is encoded by the exons ATGGAACCAATATGGACCGTAGATTTGGAATTGTGGCAGAAGTATAGAGAGGAAACACGTTTATTTCAGTTTCTAATGGCTTTGCCTGATGAGTTTGAGTCTGTTAGGGCATCAGTCATTCATTGTTCACCTCTTCCCACGGTGGAAGTTGCTTTGTCTGAACTTATTAtaaaagaaacaaggaaaagaatcacACCGGAGATATCAGGAGTATTTGCTGTGCCCTCACGATCCATCCCTAACAATTTTCCAAGAAACTCAAATGCTCAAGTACAGTGTCATAACTGCAAGACCTTTGGACACTTGGCAAGGAACTGCAATCTCCCATCGGCCAATACATCACCTGCTGCCACAATACCTGACATACCCACAACACAGTGTGGGTATTGTAAGGAATTTGGTCACTCATCTAGATTCTGCACCTCACCAACCTCAAGAAACATGAGAAGGATCAATGCTAATGGAGGAAACAAATTCAATACACCTACCAGATTTACGGCAGCTCCAgtttcatctgcaacagatccataTGCAACATCGACAACCTCATCTGCATTAGTTGTACCTGGTGGTGGTTCAGCACCAAACCTTGCTGATATTCAAGAGATGATTAAACAAGCACTCTCAATTGGTAACAACCCTACAGCTGCATCTGCCTTCTCTATCTCCTCAG CGGAATCTAAAAGTCATGTCGTAGCTGCTACTCCCACTGCACTTGTGTCAATATCTCCCTTCATGTCTTGGCATTCTAGGTTAGGTCATGCTTCCTTTTCTCGTCTTTCATATATGATCAATAAGGGTTTACTAGGAGATACTCGGTTAGATAAAGAACCAAATTGCATCTCTTGTAAACTGGCAAAACAACCAGCTCTTTCTTTTAATCTTAGCAATTCTGTCTCAACTGAACCTTTTGCTCTTATACATTCTGATGTCTGGGGTAAATCTCCAATTATGTCAAAGGGAG AacataatggagttgcagaacgtaAACACCGTCATATTATAGAGACATCTAGAACTCAGTTAATTTCTGGCTCAGTTCCTTCAAATTTCTGGGGAGAATCAGTCGTTACTGCAGTCTACACCATCAATAGAGTCCCAACAACTGTCATAGGAGGAATGTCACCTTATGAGCGTCTCTATGGTAAGAAACCAAACTATTCTGAGCTTCGAGTCTTTGGTTCAACTTGTTTTGTACTCCTTCTAGAACGTGAAcgtcataaacttggtcaaaagaaTGTCTTGTGTGTCTTCCTTGGTTATGGTATTGAACAAAAAGGGTATCGTTGTTATGATCCAGTTAATAGAAAGCTTCGTATCTCTCGTCATGTcacattctgggagaaagttccaTTCTGGTCACTTCCAAGCAGCAAATCATCATCTTTTGAGTCTTTCACTTATTCTGATCCATTTACTAATGAATCCAATCCTAGCACTTTTCCTATATCTACTCCTGAAAGTCCATCTCCTCTAGTTGTTGATCCACCAAATACGGATGACCAAGACCACTCTACGACTCAACCTAACAGTGCAACTCAGGAACGAGATCCTGATTCTGAAGAAAATTCTTTGCCACCTCGCAATCGAAGACCACCAGCTAAGTATGCAGACTATTACTGTTCCTTGTCTTctattttgtcattttatgaaccaaaaacatacagagaagcTGCATCCATTCCAGAATGgcaagattcaatggatgatgaaTTGGAAGCACATGCAGAGGCAGGCACATGGGAAATGGTGGACCTTCCTCCTGGAAAATCAGTTGTTGGAAGAAGATGA